A region from the Vicia villosa cultivar HV-30 ecotype Madison, WI linkage group LG3, Vvil1.0, whole genome shotgun sequence genome encodes:
- the LOC131659766 gene encoding agamous-like MADS-box protein AGL61, which translates to MLKKKSSLGRQKIPIEKIPKKSHLQVTFSKRRSGLFKKASELCTLCGVEIAMVVFSPADKAFSFGHPEVESIVDRYVTRNPPPESSALQLVEAHRNANVRDLNIQLTQLLNHLEIEKKQGEEIEQARKVRQSQFWWESPIDELALNELVQLKGSIEELKKNMGKFANKCIIEQSNASSSNMGVNGFGRYDSFDNKFGLGINLVPTYPNVYLGFRNGYL; encoded by the coding sequence ATGTTAAAGAAGAAGTCTAGCTTAGGGAGACAAAAAATTCCTAttgaaaaaataccaaaaaaaagtcATTTACAAGTTACTTTCTCTAAACGCCGTTCTGGGCTATTCAAAAAAGCTAGTGAACTTTGCACTCTCTGTGGCGTTGAAATTGCAATGGTAGTTTTCTCTCCAGCTGACAAGGCATTTTCATTTGGTCATCCAGAAGTCGAGTCTATCGTTGATCGTTATGTGACTCGCAATCCTCCACCAGAATCCAGTGCTCTCCAACTTGTTGAGGCTCATAGAAATGCTAATGTTCGCGATCTCAACATTCAATTGACTCAACTTCTTAACCATTTGGAGATTGAAAAGAAACAAGGGGAAGAGATAGAGCAAGCAAGGAAAGTTAGGCAAAGCCAATTTTGGTGGGAGAGTCCAATTGATGAGCTTGCCTTGAATGAATTGGTTCAATTAAAGGGATCTATTGAGGAGTTGAAGAAGAACATGGGGAAATTTGCTAACAAATGCATCATAGAACAATCTAACGCATCTTCATCAAACATGGGAGTTAATGGATTTGGACGTTATGATTCATTTGACAACAAATTTGGGCTTGGAATCAATCTTGTTCCCACATATCCTAATGTCTATCTTGGTTTTCGAAATGGGTATCTTTGA